The region ATTCATTGGATTCCTTGTGATCCTCCAAATACTGGCTGTAACAAGCAATACCTTAATATTTCTGATGTTCAGACTCCACGTGCTAACTACACCTGTACAGCAACCAATAGTGAGGGAAGTGATTCAGAAACCACACTTCTCAGTAAGTTACAATGactttgtacatgtagttaatgGAGACTTCTGGGCAATCCATAAGTGGAAATCACTTGTACACTAATGTAAGTTGATgacttactgtacatgtaattaaaagtaattgtaaagacagattctttcaaacctaagctAAAagaattcattttgacaatgagaAGAGTCAGTTACTCTATTCAAACCAGCTgccaacttcaaattttattgttgtgGTACACCTGTACATTAGAGGCGGGATGTGCTTTTAACCTCACCATACCCAACAGACTAAGAGTCACCTTTACTTCAGGTACTTTAATACTTGTAAGTAGTTGTTTATAATTTATCTTCTTGGTTAGTTAcagtttagtttgttttttggtAATGTTGATATCCAGTGCATCCCATGTTGAATGTTAAATTTACCAGTTAATTAGAAGCATTGCACTTTTTTGCCACAGTCATTGGAGGGAACAATATTTTCTTGACAATCAGCACAAGTGGAGAATGTGATAAAAAGGATTCTGTGTGGGAAACACTTCAGAGTGAGGTATTagcattaatattattttcaggGAACAAAGGAGTTTGGAAAGAGACGAAGTGAAATGAACATTTAGGAGATAGTCAGGCAGGCATTCTATGCCTTTGACACAATTGATGGCTGTACAAGAAACTTGTGACTAAGAAATGGGCTTTGTCATTCGATTTACAAGGCATACAGTTGCCCAGCTCTCCTGTGACTCACTAACTCCTACAAAACCgtcccccattgacaagtaaaattaatCATCTGGTATTAGACAGATTAAAACCTACTACatgtaagtctcactcccaggagtcaatgggttaatgacaGAATACAGTACAGCTGTATGTCAAGAAATACTTTACGTATAATTAGACACTTCCTGATTTAGACCAGTGTCATGAAGTACCCCCTTGCCTTCTTtaccaacttcaacatcaccaaTGTGTAGGAATACATGATTGTATGGACAATAATTGCAGTTTACTTCACATTGTTCCCTCAACTGTTCTCCCAATGTAAAGGTTATAGGCCAGgtatgttaacccattgactcctggggttccccattgacgagtaaaatcgtctggcgttagacagagtaaaatactaagtctggctggtttcggccggtttggatgtcaatgggttaatgataTACTggaaaattactcgattctgattggctgagaccagtgcagttcaagtgtaacagtGCAAAAAAGTGTGATAtgagtgcaaattacacattgAAACTGTGGATTATGATTGTCAAGTAAACAACAGGGTTTGGTCGGAAACAatcaatattttcttttcaaatcaagcgtTTGCcatggatggcgcaatttatggcACATTTTTTCGCTGATTACATGATATGCATTTGTTTCTTCTGCTCAACCATctcaaattttttcatgtatattattgatgttaaagtaatcacatgatttaactcatgcaatgtggaataaataagcacttgtaaaaaATTCAAAGAATTACAAATTGCAAGTGCCAATTttggtcatctttgaaaaatgtaccCGTGCTTAATATTTATTCCAAAatattgcactcgaaatcatgtgattacctaatGTATGCTAACACTCATCTTATCGGTGGAAGGAGGTAGCAGAATTAATGCTTGGACCTAAGATGACTCTTTGTGACACCAAAATTGGGTTAACTAGTTGTCAGTGAGCTAATTTGGTTCAAACTCGGaatttgtttagaaatccaTTCAAACCCTTTGGTGTCCTTACAAGTCACTCATTAGTTCCAGTTCTGATTTTGTTCTTTCATCCTCATTTAATCTGTCAGTAATCTGCCTAACTGCCCCTTGTTGCAATCCAAACCATTGTCAGCATAATAGTCAGTATGTTCCCCTGAGTGTGTGAATTTAATAAAGTACAGTACCATGTCCATGTCCTTTACATCTTGTATGCTACTGCCAGAGACAGCCCAATTGCAGGTTGATGGTTTGAAACATGGACATCTGGTCATTACTGTTGATTTATGTCTTATTAGTTAACAAGTTCTGTTTGTGGCATGGtgatatttagcaattattgaggctgagtaggatatgaagaattctgcaggtcgaggagggtgttttcaacatcctccgagatctgcagaattcttcatattctacgaaagccaaattcaataattgctttattattcattcaaaatattttcttcgctcaaaatTCTAAACCTACTTGCAGCCATATTTCTgcttaacaaaaataacacaatctcgtccccagctttttttgGTGAGTGGTTCAAAAATTTGCaacgggctgcacttttgacgtcattttgacgtcatcggttcaataatctgcagcgggctgcacttttggcgtcattgattcaatatgacgaagtttccttctaaatttggtgaacagcagctggttatggtgaattatgcatgtggttttaaccaatcagaaacggggaaatattttgaatgaataatactAATGGTTattttgttgtcaatatttttATGATGTTAGTTGCGCAAGGTGTTTGCAAACACTCAAAGTTACAATGGTGCAGAACAGATAGGTGATGAAAGGTGAGGgaggacaataataataataataataataataataataataataataataataataataataataataatttgggAATGGCTGGCATTTTAAGTAaagttattttcattaactgaaCTCTTCAGAcaaaatacagtgtacatgtacaatgtacctgAGAACCATGGGATGGCTCCGATGTCAGAGAGGAAAATCAAAACAGCACAAAGTCAGGAATGATAAGGATGGTGATGGTGATGCCGATgctgatgctgatgatgattaTAATACTAGTTTCGATGAtagtaaatttgttttgtttttctgttgatTAATGTAGAGTGTACTCGAGTCATTATCCAGTTTTTGACTGGCCAGTTGATGTGGATAATCATGTTAATGCCCACTAATGAGAATGATAAGGACTGATGACTAGGTTTTGTCAAAATACTAACAACCCATGTATACCGTACCGCTCCAAACTATTAGTGCATTTGCACGCGGTAATACCTTGtctttgctgtttttgtttACTGCGAAATCACCTACAGTTGTAGGTTGGATGAAAGCAACCAAATACCACGGCCGTTTTAATTGTGGTAATGTGctgcaagaaaacaatggtTGTAAGGCATTCTTAATTGTTATCACACCTAGCTCCCCAAGGGAAAGAATGACTAATGCAAACTGTTTTCCACAGCACCCACACAACACAACGCACTGTCATGAAAGCCTGTTATGTTCATCTCACTTCACCACGACAGAGAACAGAGAATGTTGATAACCTTTCATCATGTGTAATTCTCACAtcttaatagcggagctccacgcgcgcgcgcgccttcagCGCGTACGCGCGgtgcaccattgttaagaaaatatggtaacccatcgatgcgagaaatcttggttttatagccatgatgtcatcaaccgtccgtacataCCTTCGTACGACCATCCGTATgtccaccccttcatgtatgccaatgtgaccattACCATTCTAGTTTACAGcacacatctttgatattggtaagccatcttttgatcaatggacacctgtcaaaacaaggtatcggcTGACCAGTAGCACGTCACCATATCGTGGGCTTAAGCTTAGAGCttaccgaggtcagctgttgttttgaagttgaccgttgaccaggtactggtttttgattagattgcaggctcaacccaggttaactcacctgaacataagcgaggcttcatttttcgcgcgctttctgtggttCGATGTGGCTACACGGCTAtgctacatcaactatagttcttacacagtcaacgcttttcatattcaggtggaaaacagtttggaaaatgttttctttctgctcTTTTCGCTgatttcaatccagtttgacatatcatgataactgtggtccacactggtggctacgcagttattcaagtcaagcatcggagggatataaacttaaagctgagtgtttattttcaatttgtttagagctgctttttcctctgtattgcaatgtttggcatatctttagaagctctgataaggttgcatgatgcctggaggacctatgactagaacagagaaagagaaggagaacGACAacacagaataccagtaatagctgaTACTTAGCAGGaggaagttactccacaaattctttccttgggctctaaaccgtttgttattttaacggatgcgttatttaaagtggatgcgtaatttcaaaaagtggtttaatcgcttattcctttgttcagaaatgaaactcGAAGTTTTATTCTCAGCTGGGatcaaataacaattatctgtactcttttggacgtAAAGAAATATAGTTGATTTGTTTATtagttttgctctaaaatgcaagcgaacaagtgcttttttgatCCGTTTGCCCgacttgtttttgttgtatacaaaaatttggttttatcaacagagttgataatgtaaattggccaccgtacagaaagtctaaaagctgacgtttcgagcgttagcccttcgtcagagcgaatcgaggaattatgggttatgtgtagtttttgtagtagagaaggagctacgctattggtggtaacatggcaacgtgaaaaataggaatatattagttaaatgaaaagcgttcgttagtaccgtgaggattaagggtgccgatttggaagatgaatttttgttccagattcttgcggttttcctagatgtagggaaaggccgcagatagccatttgtttttttggagtggttagggagattaaaatgacgagctactggcttagatgcatccttgtcattcttctcaacttcgcgaaggtgttcgcggaatcggtcgcctagtcgtctaccagTCTCGcgaatgtataatttattgcataacgtacaggttatacaataaatgacatttgcggaggtacatgtgaaacgatcggtgatcttaacagatcgcttaggtcccgatatcttgctagtgttaagaatgaaaagacaagttttgcatcgtgagcgtgcacatttgaaagtgccgggttgctcgttagttttgagcgcgcttctaactaaacagttgcctacgtttttgtcgcgtttggttgcattgccgtattttgccgattcttgtaccaagcgaacctggcgtgtttcaattaaataaatgaaaatgtgtatgatatttttttcatagataaagtggaataaatactTCAgtgaaactcttctttgaccttgtaCTGGCacagttgtttttatggcttctaattttaacctgattcctattcgctggctattgacagttgactcagAAATGgcgttttttccttttccattcgcttgctgagggtgtgcttgttttcttttaaaactagtgtggttcaagaaaaatttattgCCAAAATGGTGAATTGCAatgtatatgttgtagttcaatgtTGACctctggtttaatttttttaaaccagtttaaaatttttgaactagtccaaaattttgcaacgagtttaaattttttaaggtgattccctggttttgcattgcgcaacccaaCTGTGCATAATTTATTGCATCATCAAGctggcaaatatttttttgctatAAGCCTGTCATATGTCAGGCCAGGCACAAGGTTTCACCTGACATGCAGCCACCCTGTTCGGACAAAACAACATTTCCCTCACTTATTaagtgggatgcctgtggcagACCACTTTATAAATTGCCTGGCATCTCATTTTCATTgtctgatttttcttttttttaatttttcaaaactttttcaaATGGTTCAATGTTTTGCATTGTCCGTACCCGTTAGCAGCCAAAACATGGTAGCCTGCTATTTGATTGACAGGAAAATCCTTGCTTTTCTTGATTAAGGTCAGACCTGAAAGTACTTCGGTTTGCTTTAGCATGATCGGAATCACATGCGAGGTTTTCTGAAGTAAATGTGGGAAGACACCAGTGTTGCTATTCCAATAATTATTCCTCTCCAGTCgcttttaagaatttttttccagaaTTCATTCAAATGTCTGAAGTTCCACGGGGAAATAACTGCTGTTCTCCGCAAGACGAAAGTGTTAATGAGGAACCGAAATAACCGTAGGTGATGGTCACGCGTGACACGGTTGGGGCAAATGGGAACACTTTGTCAAGAACACAAAATCCCTTGGAACATTCACTAGGTTTACTGCGATACGCTACTCATTGGACCCAACTCGCGTA is a window of Montipora capricornis isolate CH-2021 chromosome 13, ASM3666992v2, whole genome shotgun sequence DNA encoding:
- the LOC138030126 gene encoding limbic system-associated membrane protein-like, whose product is MTLNISSKQYGGCYRCTADNGVGKALTKDVCINVLFPPEITIKSKFFVGRGQTASLNCKVEGNPTPSIHWIPCDPPNTGCNKQYLNISDVQTPRANYTCTATNSEGSDSETTLLIIGGNNIFLTISTSGECDKKDSVWETLQSEVLALILFSGNKGVWKETK